One segment of Brassica napus cultivar Da-Ae chromosome C3, Da-Ae, whole genome shotgun sequence DNA contains the following:
- the LOC111204705 gene encoding septum-promoting GTP-binding protein 1-like → MAQSCVKIARTNNLRNLVNRRVLILRRFTRILLSRIVPCAPGKSQSYLLLSRAATPSPSVSRSLPPPVPAVEGEVARRTSVHNHDGSNRRSDSDLVSLKISLLGDPEIGKTCFLAKYVGGEKQVEMRELEKGIHCTDKTLSMGGARISYSIWELQGAEKSRDLVPMACKDSVAILFMFDLTSRCTLNNVISWYQQARRSNQTAIPVMVGTKFDEFIQLPIDLQWTIASQARTYAKALNATLFFSSASYNINVNKIFKFVTAKLFDLPWTVERNLTIGEPIIDY, encoded by the exons ATGGCTCAATCCTGCGTCAAGATCGCTCGAACCAACAATCTCAGGAACCTAGTGAACCGTAGGGTATTGATTCTCCGTCGATTCACGCGCATTCTCTTGAGCAGAATCGTCCCTTGCGCTCCCGGTAAATCACAGAGTTATTTATTGCTGTCACGCGCCGCCACTCCGTCTCCGAGTGTCTCTCGTTCTCTCCCTCCTCCGGTCCCCGCCGTTGAAGGTGAGGTCGCACGCCGCACATCGGTACATAACCACGATGGCAGCAACCGGAGATCGGACTCTGATCTGGTTTCTCTAAAAATAAGCCTCTTAGGAGATCCCGAGATCGGAAAAACTTGCTTCCTG GCGAAGTATGTTGGTGGAGAGAAACAAGTTGAAATGAGAGAATTGGAGAAAGGGATCCATTGTACGGACAAGACGTTATCCATGGGAGGAGCTCGTATTTCCTACAGTATCTGGGAGTTACAAG GAGCTGAGAAATCACGGGATCTAGTCCCCATGGCTTGCAAGGACTCTGTAGCCATTCTCTTCATGTTCGATCTCACCAGTCGTTGCACACTTAACAA TGTGATTAGCTGgtatcaacaagctagaaggtCTAATCAG ACCGCGATTCCAGTTATGGTAGGAACAAAGTTTGATGAGTTTATTCAGCTCCCTATCGATCTGCAATGGACTATTGCTAGCCAGGCGAGAACCTATGCCAAGGCGCTAAACGCGACTCTCTTCTTCTCGAGTGCTTCTTACAACATAAACGTAAATAAGATCTTCAAGTTTGTGACCGCGAAGCTCTTCGACTTACCATGGACAGTGGAGAGAAATCTCACCATCGGAGAACCAATCATCGACTACTAG
- the LOC106351413 gene encoding vascular-related unknown protein 1-like: protein MMDTFSCNSYEQNHAPFDRHDNDTDIDDPDHDHHDGVQQEESGWTTYLEDFSNQYRTHHEDNDHQDKSSCSILDASPSLVSDAATDAFSGRSFPVNFPVKLKFGKARTKKICEDDSLEDTASSPVNSPKVSQIEHIQTPPRKHEDYVSSSFVMGNMRGMGDHQIQIQEGDEQKLTMMRNLREGNNSNSNNMDLRTRGLCVVPISMLGNFNGRF, encoded by the exons ATGATGGATACATTCTCTTGTAATTCTTATGAACAAAATCACGCTCCTTTCGACCGTCACGATAATGATACTGATATTGATGATCCTGATCATGATCATCATGATGGTGTTCAGCAAGAGGAGAGTGGATGGACAACTTATCTTGAAGATTTCTCAAATCAATACAGAACTCATCATGAAGATAACGATCATCAAGATAAGAGTTCGTGTTCGATTCTGGACGCCTCTCCTTCTCTGGTCTCCGACGCCGCCACTGACGCATTTTCTGGCCGGAGTTTTCCAGTTAATTTTCCGGTGAAATTGAAGTTTGGGAAGGCAAGAACCAAAAAGATTTGTGAGGATGATTCTTTGGAGGATACAGCTAGCTCTCCGGTTAATAGCCCTAAG GTCAGTCAGATTGAACATATTCAGACGCCTCCTAGAAAACATGAGGACTATGTCTCTTCTAGTTTCGTTATG GGAAATATGAGAGGCATGGGGGATCATCAAATCCAAATCCAAGAAGGAGATGAACAAAAGCTGACGATGATGAGGAATCTCAGAGAAGGAAACAACAGTAACAGTAATAATATGGACTTGAGGACTAGAGGATTATGCGTCGTCCCTATTTCCATGTTGGGTAATTTCAATGGCCGCTTCTGA